One genomic window of Priestia megaterium NBRC 15308 = ATCC 14581 includes the following:
- a CDS encoding MerR family transcriptional regulator, with product MLKAVPTERTYDGSTFAEKLGITPSTLRNHKSQFTKVGITFKNNKGKTIYTENNLHMFSAMLDLHKQGGMTIAECVHAVLSVQDSQDSIQDSQDSFQESVITLKQYEDIIKQLEIQEQELQKCKAQIERRDRQVTELMRQMQELRKQTGHKKAWWMFWKN from the coding sequence TTGTTAAAAGCAGTCCCTACAGAAAGAACATACGATGGCTCTACATTTGCTGAAAAATTAGGAATCACTCCATCAACTCTTAGAAACCACAAAAGCCAATTCACTAAAGTTGGCATTACTTTTAAAAATAATAAAGGAAAAACAATCTACACAGAAAATAATCTCCATATGTTCAGCGCTATGTTAGATTTACACAAACAAGGTGGCATGACTATAGCAGAGTGTGTCCACGCTGTCCTAAGTGTCCAGGACAGTCAGGACAGCATACAGGACAGTCAGGACAGCTTCCAAGAATCTGTTATTACCCTCAAACAATATGAAGACATAATTAAACAACTAGAAATTCAAGAACAAGAGCTACAAAAATGTAAAGCTCAAATAGAGAGACGAGATCGCCAAGTCACAGAACTCATGAGACAAATGCAAGAACTAAGAAAACAGACAGGCCACAAGAAAGCATGGTGGATGTTCTGGAAAAACTAA